From the genome of Prevotella herbatica, one region includes:
- the dinB gene encoding DNA polymerase IV, with translation MDSLDRKIIHIDMDAFFASVEQRDNPDLRGKPVAVGYDGERGVVSTASYEARKYGVHSAMSMIVAKRLCPQLIVVRGSHEHYSEVSSQIHAIFKDYTDVIEPLSIDEAFLDVTENKLGIDLAIDIAKEIKQRIKNELNLTASAGISYNKFLAKIASEYRKPDGICTIHPDMALDFIGKLPIESFWGVGPKTARRMHHIGIFNGAQLRECSLKHLSEVFGKAGPVFYNFARGIDDRPVVVERIRKSVGCEQTFLQDISMKSAVLIELYHSVLELCERISKDDFEGKTLTLKIKYGDFQQITRSITGNRILKTKDDILPLAKKLLKLIAYSADHPIRLLGLSVSNPGADDELPTPEWIQLELEFKDWGK, from the coding sequence ATGGATAGCTTAGACCGCAAGATAATACATATTGACATGGACGCATTTTTTGCTAGCGTTGAACAACGTGATAATCCTGATTTACGTGGCAAGCCAGTTGCTGTGGGTTATGACGGTGAACGTGGTGTCGTGTCTACAGCTAGCTATGAGGCCCGTAAATATGGTGTGCATTCTGCAATGTCTATGATTGTTGCTAAGCGCCTTTGTCCCCAGTTGATTGTTGTTAGGGGTAGTCATGAACATTATAGTGAAGTTTCGTCGCAGATACATGCTATATTTAAAGACTATACAGATGTCATAGAACCTTTATCCATAGATGAGGCTTTCCTTGATGTTACAGAAAACAAACTCGGAATAGATCTTGCTATAGATATAGCAAAGGAAATAAAGCAACGCATAAAAAATGAGTTAAACCTGACTGCTTCTGCAGGAATATCATACAATAAATTTCTTGCGAAGATAGCGTCTGAATACCGTAAACCAGATGGTATATGTACAATACATCCCGATATGGCTCTTGACTTTATCGGCAAATTACCGATTGAAAGTTTCTGGGGAGTTGGACCTAAAACGGCAAGGCGCATGCACCATATTGGAATATTCAACGGTGCTCAGCTTAGGGAATGTTCATTAAAACATCTATCTGAAGTGTTTGGAAAGGCTGGACCAGTTTTTTATAACTTTGCAAGGGGTATTGACGATCGTCCTGTGGTTGTTGAGCGTATAAGGAAATCTGTGGGATGCGAGCAGACATTCCTTCAGGATATAAGTATGAAGTCGGCGGTGTTAATTGAACTTTATCACTCCGTGTTGGAACTTTGTGAGCGGATATCAAAAGATGATTTCGAAGGAAAGACACTTACTTTGAAAATTAAATATGGTGATTTTCAGCAGATAACACGTAGTATTACTGGTAACAGGATATTGAAGACCAAAGATGATATTCTGCCTTTGGCAAAGAAATTGCTTAAACTGATCGCATATAGTGCCGATCATCCCATAAGACTCTTGGGATTGTCGGTTTCAAATCCGGGGGCAGATGACGAACTTCCTACACCTGAATGGATACAGTTGGAGCTAGAATTTAAA
- a CDS encoding DUF6557 family protein, translating to MTSIKDLMNKVSFNEVSEILKELHPLETEDIKEFENTFNSLRTIKPTFDYFDMIIEVKENNGKIYVSNTHLGSLADLAGRRYKKQENITDNAFAAHCLYQIAVHTYETERYKDHLDEWDDDMMNPQKARIVR from the coding sequence ATGACATCGATAAAGGATTTAATGAATAAGGTAAGTTTCAATGAGGTAAGTGAAATCTTAAAGGAACTACATCCTCTAGAGACAGAAGATATAAAGGAATTTGAAAATACATTCAATTCTCTGCGTACGATCAAACCAACATTTGACTATTTCGACATGATAATTGAAGTGAAAGAAAATAACGGCAAAATATACGTAAGCAACACTCACCTTGGTAGTCTTGCAGACCTTGCCGGCCGTAGATATAAAAAACAAGAAAACATTACTGATAATGCATTTGCAGCCCACTGCTTATATCAAATAGCTGTTCACACATACGAAACAGAGCGCTACAAAGATCATCTTGACGAATGGGATGACGATATGATGAATCCACAAAAGGCACGTATCGTAAGATAG
- a CDS encoding FKBP-type peptidyl-prolyl cis-trans isomerase, giving the protein MANREYINKNKKWLIDKSCEDGVFTIVKGVSYKVISSGNVNGKQPSARSIVTTHYTGRTIDGNIFDSSIGGVPLAIRLSDVIEGWVIAMQKMHVGDKWEVYLSSDMGYGKFAQPGIPSCSTLIFEIELLDVG; this is encoded by the coding sequence ATGGCAAATAGGGAATATATTAATAAAAATAAAAAGTGGCTTATTGATAAATCATGCGAAGATGGAGTGTTCACTATAGTGAAAGGTGTATCATATAAGGTTATATCTTCGGGAAACGTGAATGGTAAGCAACCATCTGCTCGCAGCATAGTTACTACTCACTATACTGGGCGTACTATAGACGGAAATATTTTCGATAGTAGTATTGGTGGCGTACCTTTGGCAATACGTCTTTCAGACGTTATAGAAGGCTGGGTTATCGCTATGCAGAAAATGCATGTGGGCGACAAGTGGGAGGTATACCTTTCTTCTGATATGGGATATGGAAAATTCGCACAACCTGGAATTCCAAGTTGTTCTACTTTAATATTTGAAATAGAACTGCTTGACGTTGGATAA
- the rnc gene encoding ribonuclease III translates to MLNNFIDRIKLPFRKEKELYSSLHAILGFYPHDISYYKLALMHKSVMKRNAKGKPVNNERLEFLGDAILDAIVGDIVYRHFPGKREGFLTNTRSKLVQRDTLNKLANEMGINKLILSNGRSSSHNSYMGGNAFEALVGAMYLDRGYNACMHFMEERILSQMINIDKVAYKEVNFKSKLIEWGQKNRVKLTFEMLEQKKDENGSPMFNYKVCIEGVDGCSGGGYSKKESQQLASKLTLDKLRKEPKFIDEVFAVKASRTKMEEEPVEDVPSTDVNDGFIIKHDIEEPEDKKRVTAFKEEVFEDKSSKMSRRSPMYRSDNEVKNAEVAEPENHNTEDEDFDLSDISSRPQSRESIIEAAESAAFSE, encoded by the coding sequence ATGCTGAATAACTTCATAGACAGAATAAAGCTTCCTTTCCGTAAGGAAAAGGAACTTTATTCTTCTTTACACGCTATTCTAGGTTTTTACCCACATGACATCAGTTACTATAAGTTAGCATTGATGCATAAGAGCGTTATGAAGCGTAATGCAAAGGGAAAACCTGTAAACAATGAGCGCTTAGAATTTTTGGGCGATGCTATTCTTGATGCAATCGTAGGAGATATTGTCTATAGACATTTTCCTGGTAAGCGTGAGGGATTCCTTACAAACACTCGTTCAAAGCTTGTACAGAGAGACACTCTTAACAAGCTTGCCAATGAAATGGGCATCAATAAGTTAATACTAAGCAACGGACGCAGTTCTTCTCATAATAGTTATATGGGAGGAAATGCTTTCGAGGCACTTGTTGGTGCAATGTATCTTGACAGAGGTTATAATGCATGTATGCACTTTATGGAAGAGCGTATATTATCACAGATGATCAATATTGATAAGGTTGCTTATAAAGAAGTAAATTTTAAAAGCAAACTCATTGAATGGGGACAGAAGAATCGTGTGAAGCTAACTTTCGAAATGCTTGAACAGAAGAAGGATGAAAATGGCAGCCCAATGTTTAACTATAAGGTTTGCATTGAAGGTGTTGATGGATGTTCAGGTGGTGGATACAGCAAGAAAGAAAGTCAGCAGCTAGCTAGCAAGCTGACTCTTGATAAGTTACGTAAGGAACCTAAATTCATTGACGAGGTGTTTGCTGTTAAAGCTAGTCGTACAAAAATGGAGGAAGAACCAGTTGAGGACGTTCCGAGTACAGATGTTAATGATGGTTTTATTATCAAGCATGATATTGAGGAACCTGAAGATAAAAAACGTGTAACAGCATTCAAGGAAGAAGTCTTCGAAGATAAGAGCAGTAAAATGTCTCGTCGTTCTCCTATGTATAGAAGCGATAATGAGGTTAAAAATGCCGAAGTTGCAGAACCAGAAAATCATAATACAGAAGATGAAGATTTTGATTTGAGCGACATAAGTTCACGCCCACAAAGTCGTGAAAGCATAATAGAAGCCGCAGAGTCTGCTGCTTTTTCAGAATAG
- the fabF gene encoding beta-ketoacyl-ACP synthase II, with protein sequence MELKRVVVTGLGAVTPVGNNPEETWNNFLAGKSGAAPITHFDTTNFKTKFACEVKDLNVNDYLDRKEARKLDRYTQLAMIAAMQGVNDSGLDLEKEDKNRIGVVFGVGIGGIKTFEEEVSYYALHKEEGPKFSPFFIPKMIADIASGQISIHFGFRGPNYTTTSACASSSNALADAFNLIRLGKANVIVGGGAEAAICESGVGGFNAIKALSTRNDDPEHASRPFSASRDGFIMGEGAGCLILEELEHAKARGAKIYAEMVGEGASADAYHITASHPEGLGAKLVMRNALEDAGMKPEDIDYINVHGTSTHIGDLSEALAIKDVFGEHAYKLNISSTKSMTGHLLGAAGAIEAMACVLSVKNDIVPPTINHAEDDNDPDLDYNMNFTFNKAQKREVRAALSNTFGFGGHNCCVIFKKYAE encoded by the coding sequence ATGGAATTAAAGAGAGTAGTAGTAACGGGTCTTGGTGCAGTGACTCCTGTCGGAAATAATCCTGAGGAAACTTGGAATAATTTTCTTGCAGGCAAGAGTGGTGCCGCTCCTATTACACATTTCGATACGACAAATTTCAAGACTAAATTCGCATGTGAGGTTAAAGACCTTAATGTGAATGATTATCTTGATCGTAAAGAAGCCCGCAAGTTGGATAGATATACTCAACTTGCCATGATTGCAGCAATGCAAGGTGTGAATGATTCAGGTCTCGACCTTGAGAAAGAAGACAAAAACCGTATTGGCGTTGTCTTTGGTGTTGGTATCGGTGGTATCAAGACATTCGAGGAGGAAGTTTCATATTATGCTCTGCACAAGGAAGAAGGACCTAAATTTAGTCCATTCTTCATTCCTAAGATGATTGCGGATATCGCTTCAGGTCAAATTAGTATTCATTTTGGTTTTCGCGGTCCAAACTATACAACAACTAGTGCATGTGCTTCTTCAAGTAACGCTCTTGCTGATGCTTTCAACCTTATCCGTTTAGGAAAGGCTAATGTCATCGTCGGAGGTGGTGCCGAAGCTGCCATTTGTGAAAGTGGTGTTGGTGGTTTTAATGCCATTAAAGCTCTTTCTACTCGCAATGACGATCCTGAACATGCAAGTCGCCCATTCAGCGCAAGTCGTGATGGATTCATCATGGGCGAAGGTGCAGGTTGTCTTATCCTTGAGGAATTGGAACATGCTAAAGCTCGTGGAGCAAAAATTTATGCCGAAATGGTTGGCGAAGGCGCAAGTGCTGATGCTTATCATATTACAGCTTCTCACCCAGAGGGACTAGGTGCAAAACTCGTTATGAGAAATGCACTTGAGGATGCAGGCATGAAGCCAGAAGATATAGATTATATCAATGTCCACGGAACATCTACTCATATAGGCGATCTTTCTGAAGCTTTGGCTATTAAGGACGTATTTGGTGAGCACGCTTACAAACTGAATATCAGCTCTACAAAGAGTATGACTGGTCACCTGCTTGGTGCTGCTGGTGCGATAGAGGCTATGGCGTGTGTACTTAGTGTTAAGAATGATATCGTACCTCCTACCATCAACCATGCGGAAGATGATAATGATCCCGATTTGGATTACAACATGAATTTTACTTTCAACAAGGCTCAAAAGCGTGAAGTGCGTGCAGCACTTAGCAATACCTTCGGATTTGGAGGTCATAATTGTTGTGTCATTTTCAAGAAATATGCTGAATAA
- a CDS encoding acyl carrier protein, with amino-acid sequence MSEIESKVKAIIVDKLGVDEAEVKPEASFTNDLGADSLDTVELIMEFEKEFGISIPDDKAETIQSVGDAIKYIEENAK; translated from the coding sequence ATGTCAGAAATTGAAAGCAAGGTAAAGGCTATTATCGTAGACAAACTTGGTGTAGACGAGGCTGAAGTTAAGCCAGAGGCAAGCTTCACAAATGATCTTGGTGCTGATTCACTGGATACTGTAGAACTTATCATGGAATTTGAGAAAGAATTCGGTATTTCTATCCCAGACGACAAGGCTGAGACAATCCAGTCTGTAGGTGACGCTATCAAGTACATCGAGGAAAACGCAAAATAA
- a CDS encoding glycosyltransferase family 9 protein has protein sequence MNTEHLLIMRFSALGDVAMTVPVVYSLASQYPNLRITMLSKPFARPFFENIAPNVGFMAADIKKEYHGVRGLNALYRRLAAKNFTAVADFHSVLRSDYLRMRFNFDHYRVESIDKHRSGKSKLIAEHNKELIQQPTSFQNYADVLEKLGYPVKLEFNSLFPPEGGNLRLLSDKIGDKRPFQQWIGIAPFAAHEGKMYPLPLMKNVIRMLVNKHPSCRVFLFGGGNEEMKLLDEISSESKQIINASRLMNGLQQELILMSHLDVMVSMDSANMHLASLVNTQVVSIWGSTHPFAGFMGWNQSMDNVVQADLPCRPCSIYGNKPCLRGDWACMHNISPEVVVEHIERILQTK, from the coding sequence ATGAATACTGAGCATTTGCTTATAATGCGCTTCTCGGCTTTGGGTGATGTGGCGATGACTGTTCCTGTGGTTTATTCATTGGCAAGCCAATATCCAAATCTACGCATAACGATGTTGAGCAAACCTTTTGCTCGCCCTTTCTTTGAGAATATAGCTCCAAATGTAGGCTTTATGGCTGCAGATATTAAAAAAGAATATCATGGGGTTAGAGGGCTGAACGCACTTTATAGGAGATTGGCTGCAAAGAATTTTACTGCTGTTGCCGATTTTCACAGTGTGTTGCGTTCTGATTATCTGCGTATGAGATTTAACTTCGACCATTACCGTGTTGAGAGTATTGACAAGCACAGAAGTGGGAAAAGCAAACTCATAGCAGAACATAATAAAGAATTGATACAGCAGCCTACATCTTTTCAAAACTATGCCGATGTGTTAGAAAAGTTGGGTTATCCGGTGAAACTGGAATTCAATTCACTTTTCCCGCCAGAAGGAGGTAATCTTAGATTACTTTCAGATAAAATTGGAGATAAACGCCCGTTTCAACAATGGATAGGTATAGCTCCGTTTGCTGCACATGAAGGTAAGATGTATCCGTTGCCATTAATGAAGAATGTCATAAGGATGCTTGTTAATAAACATCCTTCGTGCAGAGTATTCCTCTTTGGTGGAGGAAATGAAGAAATGAAACTACTCGATGAAATATCTTCAGAGAGTAAACAGATAATAAATGCGTCACGATTGATGAATGGACTGCAGCAGGAGTTGATTCTGATGAGTCATTTAGATGTAATGGTGAGTATGGATAGTGCCAATATGCATTTGGCTTCGCTTGTTAATACACAGGTCGTGAGCATCTGGGGCTCAACGCATCCATTTGCAGGTTTCATGGGATGGAATCAGAGTATGGATAATGTTGTGCAAGCTGATTTGCCATGTCGTCCATGTAGTATCTATGGAAACAAACCATGCCTGCGTGGCGATTGGGCTTGTATGCATAATATCAGTCCGGAAGTTGTTGTAGAACATATAGAACGAATATTACAAACAAAGTGA
- a CDS encoding DUF4254 domain-containing protein, with translation MSFTQHCNEIFNKAIDDYHVYDNIDTPINNPFEKGTIENKLYLKCWIDTVQWHFEDIIRDPEIDPAGALTLKRRIDKSNQDRTDLVEQIDSYFLDKYKNVKVLDDARINTESPAWAVDRLSILSLKIFHMKEEAERKDADESHIAKCNAKLGVLLEQQKDLGTAIDQLIEDIEAGRKYMKVYRQMKMYNDVDTNPILYKK, from the coding sequence ATGTCTTTTACACAGCATTGTAATGAGATTTTTAATAAGGCAATCGATGATTACCATGTTTATGACAATATAGATACCCCTATTAATAATCCATTCGAAAAAGGGACTATTGAAAACAAATTGTATCTGAAATGTTGGATAGACACAGTGCAGTGGCATTTTGAGGATATTATCCGTGATCCGGAAATAGACCCAGCAGGTGCGCTTACCCTAAAGCGACGTATTGATAAGAGCAACCAAGACCGTACTGATTTGGTTGAACAAATAGACTCATATTTTCTAGATAAATATAAAAATGTGAAAGTTCTTGATGATGCACGAATAAATACAGAGAGTCCGGCTTGGGCTGTAGACCGTCTCAGTATTTTATCTCTCAAAATATTTCATATGAAAGAGGAAGCTGAACGTAAGGATGCCGATGAGTCTCATATTGCAAAATGCAACGCTAAGCTAGGAGTTCTGCTTGAACAGCAGAAGGATCTTGGGACTGCAATAGATCAGTTGATAGAAGATATAGAAGCAGGTCGTAAATACATGAAGGTATATCGTCAGATGAAAATGTATAATGACGTAGACACGAATCCAATTTTGTATAAGAAATAA
- a CDS encoding DUF3108 domain-containing protein → MRQLRKWIMTVALTCFALASNAQCSFRNTAFKSGEFLSYNLYYNWKFVWVKAGTAAMYTVESRFAGKPAYRASLTTRGNSKVDNMFVLRDTLLCYNTLELAPLYYRKGAHEGSRYTVDEVFYTYPNGNCSVKMHRQHADGTHSWERHTYEDCVYDMMSIFLRARSFNPKSWKEGFVVKFPIADGNGRTPAQLRYKGKTVIKADNGAKYRCLQLSYLELDDGKYKNIVDFYVSDDENHVPIRLDMFLKFGSAKAFLVGMKGLANPMESQLK, encoded by the coding sequence ATGAGACAACTAAGGAAATGGATAATGACTGTGGCACTGACATGCTTCGCACTAGCATCGAATGCGCAGTGCTCATTCCGTAACACAGCTTTCAAGTCTGGCGAATTTCTCTCTTATAACTTGTATTATAATTGGAAATTCGTTTGGGTTAAAGCAGGAACGGCAGCCATGTATACTGTAGAAAGCCGCTTTGCTGGTAAGCCAGCTTATAGGGCTAGTCTTACAACTCGTGGTAACAGCAAGGTTGACAACATGTTCGTGCTACGTGATACATTATTATGCTATAATACGTTAGAGCTGGCTCCGCTCTATTATCGTAAGGGAGCACATGAAGGTAGTCGATATACTGTTGACGAGGTTTTTTATACATATCCTAACGGAAATTGTAGCGTTAAAATGCATCGACAGCATGCTGATGGAACACACTCTTGGGAAAGACATACGTATGAAGATTGTGTTTATGATATGATGAGCATATTTTTGCGTGCAAGATCTTTTAATCCAAAGAGTTGGAAAGAGGGATTTGTTGTGAAGTTCCCTATTGCTGATGGCAACGGACGTACTCCAGCGCAACTTAGATATAAAGGTAAGACGGTGATAAAGGCTGATAATGGAGCGAAGTATCGCTGTTTGCAACTTTCATATTTGGAATTAGATGATGGAAAATATAAGAATATTGTTGATTTCTATGTGAGTGATGATGAGAATCATGTCCCAATAAGATTGGATATGTTTCTTAAATTCGGTTCGGCAAAGGCTTTTCTTGTAGGAATGAAAGGGTTAGCTAATCCAATGGAATCTCAATTAAAATAA
- a CDS encoding Ig-like domain-containing protein, protein MKIKKKYTLLYILAITLFASCARMGNPDGGWFDETPPKVIGASPADRGVGVKSRNVKINFDEYVKVDNATENVIVSPPQLEAPEIKAAGKSIDVKLLDPLKANTTYTIDFSDAISDNNEGNPLGNYTYSFSTGAEIDTMEVSGYVLAADNLEPVKGILVGLYSNQADSAFQKTPMLRVSRTDSRGHFIIKGVKKGSYRIYALQDVDGNYMFNQKSEKIAFSHDLITTSSKADIRQDTLWTDSLHIADIKRHDYTHFLPDDVTLSAFTELQTDRYLLSVTRKEANHFVANFSYGNKELPRIKGLNFNEKNAFVVIPNVKRDTISYWLRDSALVNQDTLRMEINYQKTDSLGHLVVQNDTMEVLSKQPYEKRMKTAQKELEKWQKAQEKAKKKGDHYEMVKPRDNMKLIVNVPTELDPDKNIPISVDAPLEQVDTSKIHLYTKIDTLWYKAKYAFRPLAHRDANGKFVRSDTLKYGMDYELVGEWRPGQEYSLEMDSMAFVDIYGKVSGKGKYGFKVKSNDEYGTLTISLIGMDNKHCILQLLDKSDNVVKELEAEKGQAEFFYLAADDYYLRMFVDRNNNGIWDTGDFEKNIQPEEVYYYPGKIECKAKWDVRESWNPIDKPLYLQKPREITKQKVDKQKTVKRRNADRAKKFGIEYIPTGG, encoded by the coding sequence ATGAAAATAAAGAAGAAATATACTCTATTATATATACTCGCAATTACGCTCTTTGCAAGTTGCGCTCGTATGGGTAATCCTGATGGAGGCTGGTTTGATGAAACTCCACCAAAGGTTATTGGAGCGTCTCCTGCAGATAGAGGGGTCGGAGTTAAAAGTAGAAACGTAAAAATCAACTTCGACGAATATGTTAAGGTTGATAATGCCACAGAGAATGTTATTGTGTCACCGCCACAATTGGAGGCGCCAGAAATAAAGGCTGCGGGCAAAAGTATAGATGTGAAACTTCTTGATCCTTTGAAAGCAAATACTACTTATACGATTGACTTTAGTGATGCTATTTCAGACAATAACGAAGGAAACCCTTTGGGCAACTATACTTATAGTTTCTCTACAGGTGCAGAGATAGATACAATGGAGGTTTCTGGTTATGTTTTAGCTGCTGATAATCTTGAACCAGTAAAAGGTATCCTTGTTGGATTATACAGTAATCAGGCTGATTCTGCGTTTCAAAAGACACCTATGCTTAGGGTAAGCCGCACTGATAGTAGGGGACACTTCATAATAAAAGGAGTGAAAAAAGGCTCATATCGTATATATGCTTTGCAGGATGTTGATGGTAATTATATGTTCAATCAAAAAAGTGAAAAAATAGCTTTTTCACATGATTTGATAACTACATCATCTAAAGCTGATATAAGACAAGATACACTTTGGACGGATTCTCTACATATTGCAGATATTAAACGACATGACTATACGCACTTTTTGCCAGATGATGTTACATTATCTGCATTCACCGAATTGCAGACAGACAGATATCTGCTTAGTGTGACAAGAAAAGAAGCTAATCATTTTGTGGCTAATTTTAGTTATGGAAACAAAGAATTACCAAGAATCAAAGGTCTGAACTTTAATGAGAAAAATGCTTTTGTGGTTATTCCTAATGTAAAAAGGGATACTATATCATATTGGTTGCGTGATTCAGCTCTTGTCAATCAAGACACGCTACGCATGGAGATTAATTATCAGAAAACAGATTCTCTAGGACATCTCGTGGTACAAAATGATACAATGGAAGTTCTTTCAAAACAACCGTATGAGAAGAGGATGAAAACTGCTCAAAAAGAGTTGGAAAAATGGCAGAAAGCACAGGAAAAAGCTAAGAAAAAGGGTGACCATTATGAAATGGTTAAACCTAGAGATAATATGAAACTTATCGTTAACGTTCCTACTGAGCTTGACCCTGACAAAAATATACCGATAAGTGTTGACGCACCACTTGAACAAGTAGATACATCAAAGATACATTTATATACAAAGATCGATACTCTTTGGTATAAAGCAAAATATGCATTTAGGCCATTGGCACATCGGGATGCTAATGGAAAGTTTGTTCGCAGCGACACGTTGAAGTATGGAATGGATTATGAACTAGTCGGTGAATGGCGTCCTGGGCAGGAGTATAGTCTTGAAATGGATAGTATGGCTTTTGTTGACATATACGGAAAGGTGTCAGGAAAGGGAAAGTATGGTTTTAAAGTAAAGAGCAATGACGAATATGGCACTCTCACCATATCTTTAATTGGTATGGATAATAAACATTGCATTCTGCAACTTTTGGATAAAAGTGATAACGTTGTGAAGGAATTGGAGGCAGAAAAAGGACAGGCTGAATTTTTCTATCTTGCGGCAGACGATTATTATCTAAGAATGTTTGTGGATCGTAATAATAATGGCATCTGGGATACTGGTGATTTTGAAAAAAACATTCAGCCAGAGGAGGTGTATTACTATCCTGGTAAGATTGAGTGTAAGGCTAAGTGGGATGTTCGAGAATCTTGGAACCCTATAGATAAACCGCTATATTTGCAGAAACCAAGAGAAATTACAAAACAGAAAGTCGATAAACAGAAAACTGTAAAAAGACGCAATGCTGACAGAGCAAAGAAGTTTGGCATAGAATATATACCGACAGGTGGTTGA
- a CDS encoding GH3 auxin-responsive promoter family protein: MNITSIVGKLFLPRQKQLESYLSHGEELQHEVLKKLIERGKNTEYGRKHLLSNVNSYEDFVSNVSVNTYEELKGDIDRMRHGDENVLWRGQVKWYAKSSGTTNDKSKFIPVSQDGLNHIHYQGGKDVVALYLMMNPGSKMFDGKGLILGGSHSPNYNVANSLVGDLSAILIENINPLANLVRVPKKQTALLSDFDIKRDRIARECVKQNVTNISGVPSWMLSVLVRVMEISGKKHLQDVWPNLEVFFHGGIAFTPYRSQYEQLITNSNMHYMETYNASEGFFGIQNDTIDKSMLLMLDYDVFYEFIPMDEFGNDNPTIVPLEGIEVGKNYAMLITTSCGLWRYMIGDTVSFTSKNPYKFVITGRTKYFINAFGEELIMDNAENGLDYACKLTGAEVSEYTAAPVYMDSKAKCRHQWLIEFAKEPADINQFATILDKKLQELNSDYEAKRFHDVTLQHLEVVKARAGLFNDWLKAKGKLGGQHKIPRLSNSRKNLDELLELLSQA, encoded by the coding sequence ATGAATATAACTAGCATTGTGGGAAAATTATTCCTACCAAGGCAGAAACAACTTGAATCATATTTAAGTCACGGTGAAGAACTGCAGCATGAAGTGCTGAAAAAACTTATAGAGCGAGGTAAAAATACCGAATATGGAAGAAAACATTTGCTTAGTAATGTGAATTCATATGAAGACTTTGTTTCTAACGTCTCAGTGAATACTTATGAGGAGTTAAAAGGCGATATAGACCGTATGAGACATGGTGATGAAAATGTTTTGTGGCGTGGACAGGTAAAATGGTATGCTAAGTCTTCTGGTACTACGAATGACAAAAGTAAGTTTATTCCAGTTTCACAAGATGGATTGAATCATATTCATTACCAAGGTGGTAAAGATGTTGTTGCCTTGTATTTGATGATGAATCCTGGTAGCAAAATGTTTGATGGTAAGGGCTTGATTTTGGGAGGCAGCCATTCTCCTAATTACAATGTAGCTAATTCTCTTGTTGGTGACCTCAGTGCAATACTTATTGAGAATATAAATCCTCTTGCAAATTTGGTTCGCGTGCCTAAAAAGCAAACTGCATTGTTGAGTGATTTTGATATAAAACGTGACAGAATTGCTCGTGAGTGTGTTAAACAGAATGTGACTAATATCTCCGGAGTTCCAAGTTGGATGCTTAGTGTGTTGGTAAGGGTTATGGAAATCTCTGGAAAGAAACACCTTCAAGATGTTTGGCCAAATCTAGAAGTCTTTTTTCATGGCGGTATTGCTTTCACGCCTTACCGTTCACAATATGAACAACTGATAACGAATTCAAATATGCACTATATGGAAACATATAATGCCAGCGAAGGGTTCTTTGGTATCCAAAATGATACGATAGACAAGAGCATGCTGCTTATGTTGGATTATGACGTGTTTTATGAGTTTATTCCGATGGATGAGTTTGGTAATGATAACCCGACAATAGTTCCTCTGGAGGGAATTGAAGTAGGAAAAAACTACGCAATGTTAATAACAACAAGTTGTGGCTTGTGGCGATATATGATTGGTGATACCGTGAGTTTTACAAGCAAAAATCCGTATAAGTTTGTGATAACAGGGCGTACAAAATATTTCATTAATGCCTTTGGGGAAGAACTTATCATGGATAATGCTGAGAATGGTTTAGATTATGCATGTAAACTTACTGGTGCTGAAGTTAGTGAATATACTGCTGCCCCTGTATATATGGATAGTAAAGCCAAATGTAGACATCAATGGCTGATAGAATTTGCAAAAGAGCCAGCAGATATTAATCAGTTTGCTACTATCCTAGATAAAAAATTGCAGGAGCTAAATAGTGATTATGAAGCAAAACGTTTTCATGATGTTACGCTTCAACATTTAGAAGTAGTGAAGGCACGTGCCGGGCTATTCAATGATTGGCTTAAAGCTAAGGGTAAACTAGGTGGACAGCACAAGATACCCCGTTTGAGCAATAGCCGAAAAAACTTAGATGAATTGCTGGAACTCTTAAGCCAAGCATGA